In the Helianthus annuus cultivar XRQ/B chromosome 11, HanXRQr2.0-SUNRISE, whole genome shotgun sequence genome, one interval contains:
- the LOC110888234 gene encoding uncharacterized mitochondrial protein AtMg00240-like yields MDILTDCGQLGCRSSGFPMEKNLKLDKCLESHKADAPLYRRLIGRLLYLQATRPDIAYAVNVLSQFVSDPRDEHMNAALRVLRCIKSTLGQGIFIPKDSGLTLVAYCDAIGWVVLSLDARVRVICCFWEVLRYLGKQRNSQWFLVPRRKQNTVLWLLRLVKFFGSVHCSSILRLTYRMLRPSTVII; encoded by the coding sequence ATGGATATCCTAACCGATTGTGGGCAGCTTGGATGTCGATCAAGTGGTTTTCCAATGGAGaaaaatttaaagcttgataaatGTCTTGAGAGTCACAAGGCTGACGCCCCTCTTTATAGGCGTCTTATCGGGAGACTGTTATACCTTCAAGCCACACGTCCCGACATTGCCTATGCGGTAAATGTGCTAAGCCAATTTGTCTCCGATCCCAGAGATGAACACATGAATGCAGCTCTCCGCGTGCTTCGTTGCATAAAGTCTACCCTTGGTCAAGGTATATTTATACCGAAGGATAGTGGTCTCACGCTTGTTGCTTATTGTGATGCGATTGGTTGGGTTGTCCTTTCACTAGACGCTCGCGTACGGGTTATTTGCTGCTTTTGGGAGGTGCTCCGGTATCTTGGAAAACAAAGAAACAGTCAGTGGTTTCTCGTTCCTCGGCGGAAGCAGAATACCGTGCTATGGCTACTACGGTTAGTGAAGTTCTTTGGATCCGTTCACTGCTCAAGTATCTTACGGTTGACTTACAGGATGCTACGCCCCTCCACTGTGATAATCTAG